The following proteins come from a genomic window of Alnus glutinosa chromosome 10, dhAlnGlut1.1, whole genome shotgun sequence:
- the LOC133879484 gene encoding uncharacterized protein LOC133879484 — MASLTPGVLSKLLKNAGNKDVKVTGEHRSALLQVIEIVPSLADDHWKSRGFFLKVSDSLHSAYVSVSDENDVELIHCGKVQLGQFVYVTRLDSGSSVPVLRGLRPVPKRRPGPCVGNPTELVTCDLLPIRPTFGFSTSGNVNAKVNAKAKKANAKANDTTKKLEVNGLDLRRLSLDDSARKVWDQSSTRSNATAHTTSSSKSKQISTSLHSASLDSDKKASKNDPTMKRPSLSISPLKNKNDIVSPTSKSKTSKEDLKSLSGAAILSRLIKVPLNFKTRSDQMILWKALPSTIHDLGKQSVSHRNVAFLAAVRALEEASAAEGVIHCMRMFAELCDTSQKVPAGLLVEQFLDLHQNMQRAGKVVNSLLNTMPPEANSSSSCSPQCSLPDVCKSFTNKNATCWVQAAVGTNLSMFNLFRMQEKSELLNGEKCHYAVIENTLEELNCENNSPQDKQRQKNHGSSLSISNAKQIPSSSRRHLSSTKKTNTVREEWSKGSRLKGAASLAEKLLLVSCEWFFKYLEDSLNMGFALGREGEISEIAYLLRQLKRVDQWLDDLVDVGVEVDERKQDLRKMLYGFLLEHADSTIVSSR; from the exons ATGGCGTCTCTAACCCCAGGCGTGCTTTCCAAGCTCCTGAAAAATGCAGGCAACAAGGACGTCAAGGTGACCGGAGAGCACCGCTCGGCGCTGCTCCAGGTTATCGAGATCGTTCCCTCCCTCGCCGACGATCATTGGAAAAGCAGAGGCTTCTTCTTGAAGGTCTCCGACTCGCTCCACTCCGCTTACGTATCCGTTTCCGACGAAAACGACGTCGAGTTGATCCACTGCGGCAAGGTTCAACTGGGTCAGTTCGTGTACGTGACCCGACTCGACTCCGGCTCGTCGGTTCCGGTGCTTCGCGGCCTAAGGCCCGTGCCCAAGAGGCGCCCTGGCCCTTGTGTTGGCAACCCCACCGAGTTGGTGACCTGTGATTTGTTGCCCATTAGACCCACCTTTGGTTTCAGTACTAGCGGCAATGTGAATGCCAAGGTGAACGCAAAAGCGAAAAAGGCTAACGCCAAGGCCAATGACACGACCAAGAAGTTGGAAGTGAACGGTCTGGATTTGAGGAGGTTGAGTTTGGATGATTCGGCGAGGAAGGTTTGGGATCAGAGCTCTACCAGGAGTAATGCCACTGCTCACACTACTTCGTCTTCCAAGTCCAAACAAATTTCCACTTCTTTACATTCTGCTTCT CTGGACTCTGATAAGAAGGCTTCTAAAAACGATCCGACAATGAAGCGTCCAAGTTTGAGTATTTCAcctttgaaaaacaaaaatgatattGTTTCTCCAACGTCAAAGAGCAAGACTTCTAAAGAGGATTTAAAGTCATTATCTGGGGCCGCTATTCTGAGCCGTCTTATTAAGGTGCCCCTCAATTTCAAAACTCGGTCTGACCAGATGATTTTGTGGAAAGCACTCCCTTCTACCATACACGATCTTGGAAAG CAATCTGTGTCTCATAGGAATGTTGCATTTTTGGCTGCTGTACGTGCGTTAGAAGAAGCATCAGCTGCAGAGGGTGTCATTCATTGCATGCG cATGTTTGCGGAACTCTGTGATACCTCTCAGAAAGTTCCTGCAGGACTACTGGTCGAGCAATTTTTGGACCTTCATCAAAATATGCAGAGAGCTGGAAAGGTTGTTAATTCCTTATTGAACACAATGCCTCCTGAAGCAAATTCAAGCAGTTCTTGTAGCCCACAGTGTTCGTTGCCAGATGTGTGTAAAAGTTTCACTAATAAAAATGCCACATGTTGGGTTCAAGCTGCAGTAGGTACTAATCTTTCCATGTTCAATCTCTTCAGAATGCAAGAAAAGAGTGAACTTCTAAATGGTGAGAAATGTCATTATGCCGTCATAGAGAATACTCTAGAGGAATTGAATTGTGAGAATAATTCACCTCAAGACAAACAAAGGCAGAAAAATCATGGAAGCTCTTTATCGATTTCAAATGCTAAGCAGATACCTTCAAGTTCACGGCGGCATCTTTCATcaacaaagaagacaaatacTGTAAGAGAGGAATGGTCTAAGGGAAGTAGATTAAAAGGGGCTGCAAGTTTAGCTGAAAAACTGCTCTTGGTTTCTTGTGAATGGTTCTTTAAATATTTGGAGGATTCATTAAACATGGGATTTGCATTGGGCAGGGAGGGAGAAATATCAGAAATTGCTTATCTTCTCAGGCAGCTTAAAAGGGTGGATCAGTGGTTGGATGACCTAGTTGATGTTGGAGTAGAGGTTGATGAGAGGAAACAGGACTTGAGGAAGATGTTATATGGGTTCCTACTAGAGCATGCTGATTCCACCATTGTTTCCAGTAGGTAG